Proteins co-encoded in one Acinetobacter lwoffii genomic window:
- a CDS encoding acetyl-CoA carboxylase carboxyltransferase subunit alpha, with translation MKNKATPSKAWATVQIARHPERPQFLDYVGEIFTEFDALHGDRLYGDDGAMIGGLARFDGQPVMIVGQHRGRSTREKLQHNFGMSNPEGYRKAQRLLDMAERFNLPVFTFIDTMGAYPGVGAEERGQAEAIATSLAQLSNLKVPVIATVLGEGGSGGALGIGVADRVVMLSHSIYSVISPEGCASILWKTAEKAEQASEALALTAEKLQKMGIVEYVVDEGEGAHLNPDHVMNSLKAVLKEALNELQPMEAQARCEARYQRLMKFGSDNLGLVS, from the coding sequence ATGAAAAATAAAGCAACTCCATCAAAAGCATGGGCGACAGTGCAGATTGCACGTCATCCAGAACGTCCACAATTCCTGGACTATGTGGGTGAAATATTCACTGAATTTGATGCTTTACATGGTGACCGCCTATATGGTGATGATGGTGCGATGATCGGTGGTCTGGCTCGTTTTGATGGTCAACCGGTGATGATCGTCGGTCAGCATCGTGGTCGTAGTACCCGTGAAAAATTACAGCATAATTTTGGCATGAGTAACCCTGAGGGTTATCGTAAGGCGCAGCGTCTGTTAGATATGGCTGAACGTTTTAATCTGCCAGTCTTCACCTTTATTGATACCATGGGTGCTTATCCGGGAGTTGGTGCAGAAGAACGTGGTCAGGCTGAAGCCATTGCCACCAGTCTGGCGCAGCTTTCTAATTTGAAAGTACCGGTGATTGCAACTGTACTCGGTGAAGGCGGTTCAGGTGGCGCACTGGGTATTGGTGTGGCAGACCGTGTGGTGATGCTGTCTCACAGTATCTATTCAGTGATTTCACCTGAAGGCTGTGCATCGATTCTTTGGAAAACTGCCGAAAAAGCCGAACAGGCCAGTGAAGCCTTGGCGCTGACTGCAGAAAAATTGCAGAAAATGGGCATTGTAGAATATGTGGTAGATGAAGGTGAGGGCGCTCATTTAAATCCGGATCATGTGATGAACAGCTTGAAAGCAGTGTTAAAAGAAGCTTTGAATGAACTGCAACCAATGGAAGCGCAAGCACGATGCGAAGCACGTTACCAACGTTTAATGAAGTTTGGCAGCGACAATTTAGGTCTGGTTTCTTAA
- the ppx gene encoding exopolyphosphatase, whose amino-acid sequence MSDFLIDEELLAAIDMGSNSFHLAIARVDHGEVKKVASMSEKVQLAAGLDENKNLTEAAQQRGLACLARFVGRLGAVQPNRLRIVATNALRQAKNGHEFIQKAAEILPKPIEIIAGREEARLIYLGVSHTMANSGRRLVVDIGGGSTELIIGEEFEPIHTESVQMGCVAFTKAYFQDGEISAKAFDKAVTAARKEISGIANTYKEAGWDAVVGSSGTIKACRQICVNMGWSNDREQLTREGLEKLKDKLLKYKYVSDMEFEGLKDDRRAVLPAGIAILYAVFDVLGIDHLVYSDGALREGVMYDLLGRFKHEDIRDRSVHALIGRYNADAKQAERVVQTAQKLFNDVASELGLSVEDSDLLRRAAYLHEIGLAISHSGYHRHGAYLLQHSDIAGFSQVDQNHLSHLVAHHRRKLRADAKIDVMKVGGSKLLWLCLLLRLSVLVNHSRSDEMLPAIELKVENAQQWQLSVSGDAKQWPLLVAELHDEQQQFKNWEIELSIQSEQFVN is encoded by the coding sequence ATGTCTGACTTTTTGATTGATGAAGAATTACTTGCCGCCATCGATATGGGATCAAACAGTTTTCATTTGGCCATCGCCCGTGTAGACCATGGCGAAGTGAAGAAAGTGGCATCAATGTCAGAAAAAGTTCAGCTTGCCGCAGGACTAGACGAAAATAAGAATTTAACCGAAGCCGCCCAGCAACGCGGTTTGGCCTGTCTGGCCCGTTTTGTCGGACGTTTAGGTGCAGTTCAGCCAAACCGCTTGCGGATCGTGGCGACAAATGCTTTGCGTCAAGCCAAAAACGGCCATGAATTTATCCAGAAAGCTGCAGAAATTTTACCGAAACCGATCGAAATTATCGCCGGTCGTGAAGAAGCCCGTCTGATTTATCTGGGTGTATCGCATACCATGGCCAACAGCGGTCGTCGTCTGGTAGTTGATATCGGTGGCGGTTCAACTGAGCTGATTATCGGTGAAGAATTCGAGCCGATTCATACCGAATCGGTACAAATGGGCTGTGTAGCGTTTACCAAGGCCTATTTTCAGGATGGCGAAATCAGTGCCAAAGCCTTTGATAAAGCAGTTACTGCGGCACGTAAAGAAATTTCGGGAATTGCCAATACTTATAAAGAAGCCGGTTGGGATGCTGTCGTTGGCTCGAGTGGCACCATTAAAGCCTGCCGCCAGATTTGCGTCAATATGGGCTGGAGCAATGATCGCGAACAGTTGACGCGTGAAGGCCTGGAAAAGCTCAAAGATAAACTGCTTAAATATAAATATGTCTCGGACATGGAATTCGAAGGTCTGAAAGATGATCGTCGTGCCGTCTTACCTGCTGGTATTGCCATTCTCTATGCAGTCTTTGATGTACTGGGAATTGACCATTTGGTCTATTCTGATGGTGCGCTACGTGAAGGTGTGATGTATGACTTGCTTGGCCGTTTCAAGCATGAAGATATCCGTGATCGTTCCGTGCATGCCTTGATCGGCCGTTATAATGCCGATGCCAAACAGGCTGAACGTGTGGTTCAGACCGCACAAAAACTGTTTAATGACGTGGCCAGTGAACTCGGTTTGAGTGTTGAAGATAGTGACCTGTTACGTCGTGCCGCTTATCTGCATGAGATTGGTTTGGCCATCAGTCACAGTGGCTATCATCGTCATGGCGCATATTTATTACAACACTCGGATATTGCCGGTTTCTCGCAAGTTGATCAAAATCATTTGTCACATTTGGTCGCGCACCATCGGCGTAAATTGCGCGCTGATGCCAAGATTGATGTGATGAAAGTCGGTGGATCTAAACTTTTATGGTTATGTTTGCTGCTTCGTCTGTCGGTTTTGGTCAATCACAGTCGTAGCGATGAGATGCTTCCTGCCATTGAACTCAAGGTTGAAAATGCGCAACAATGGCAACTCAGCGTGTCTGGTGATGCCAAGCAATGGCCATTGCTGGTCGCTGAACTGCACGATGAACAGCAGCAATTTAAAAATTGGGAGATTGAACTCTCGATTCAATCCGAACAGTTTGTTAATTAA
- the trxA gene encoding thioredoxin, with translation MSGNIVNTTDANFEADVLQSDVPVLVDFWAGWCAPCKAIAPVLEVLAEEYQGRVKIVKVDVTSCEQTAVNFNIRNIPALLMFKNGEVVATQVGAAPKSKLTAFIDDNI, from the coding sequence ATGTCTGGCAACATCGTAAACACTACTGACGCAAACTTCGAAGCAGACGTTCTTCAATCAGACGTTCCTGTACTGGTGGACTTTTGGGCAGGCTGGTGTGCACCATGTAAAGCAATTGCACCCGTACTTGAAGTGCTTGCTGAAGAATACCAAGGCAGAGTTAAAATCGTGAAAGTTGACGTAACTTCTTGCGAACAAACTGCTGTGAATTTCAACATCCGTAACATCCCGGCTTTGTTGATGTTCAAAAATGGTGAAGTTGTTGCGACTCAAGTCGGTGCTGCACCAAAATCTAAACTGACTGCATTTATTGATGACAATATCTAA
- the rho gene encoding transcription termination factor Rho yields the protein MNLTELKKKPIGELIKIAEFMGLEGMARNRKQDIIFAILKRHAMNGEEIFGDGVLEILSDGFGFLRSAAGSYLAGPDDIYVSPSQIRRFNLRTGDTITGTIRPPKEGERYFALLKVNQINYDTPENSRNKILFENLTPLFPTEQLVMELGNGTTEDLTTRVIDLVAPIGKGQRSIIVAPPKAGKTMLLQSIAQSIVRNNPEVILIVLLIDERPEEVTEMERTVRGEVVASTFDESPARHVQVAEMVIEKAKRLVEHKKDVVILLDSITRLARAYNTVIPSSGKVLTGGVDAHALERPKRFFGAARNIEEGGSLTIISTALIETGSKMDEVIYEEFKGTGNQEITLDRRIAEKRVFPAMNIKKSGTRREERLMSEDNLRKVWILRKLLHTQDELAAMEFLLDRMKETKTNDDFFDQMKRKASN from the coding sequence ATGAATTTAACCGAACTCAAGAAAAAACCGATTGGCGAACTCATCAAGATTGCCGAGTTTATGGGCCTCGAAGGTATGGCTCGTAACCGTAAGCAAGACATTATTTTTGCCATCTTAAAACGTCATGCAATGAATGGCGAAGAGATTTTTGGTGATGGCGTTCTAGAAATTTTGTCAGATGGTTTTGGCTTTTTACGCTCAGCCGCAGGTTCTTATTTAGCAGGTCCTGACGATATCTATGTCAGCCCTTCTCAAATTCGTCGTTTTAACCTCCGTACTGGCGACACCATTACTGGCACCATTCGCCCGCCGAAAGAAGGCGAACGTTATTTTGCTTTACTTAAAGTCAATCAAATTAACTACGACACACCTGAAAATTCACGTAACAAGATTCTGTTTGAAAACTTGACGCCATTATTCCCGACTGAGCAGTTGGTGATGGAGTTAGGCAATGGTACCACTGAAGATTTAACCACCCGTGTGATCGACCTAGTGGCACCGATTGGTAAAGGCCAGCGTTCAATTATTGTGGCTCCGCCGAAAGCGGGTAAAACCATGCTGCTGCAAAGCATTGCACAGTCCATCGTTCGCAATAATCCTGAAGTTATTCTGATCGTTCTCCTAATTGATGAACGTCCAGAGGAAGTGACCGAGATGGAGCGTACGGTTCGCGGTGAAGTCGTGGCTTCTACCTTTGATGAATCTCCTGCACGTCACGTTCAAGTTGCTGAAATGGTGATTGAAAAAGCAAAACGTCTGGTTGAACATAAGAAAGACGTGGTGATTCTGCTTGACTCGATTACCCGTTTGGCGCGTGCCTATAACACCGTGATTCCTTCATCAGGCAAAGTACTGACTGGTGGTGTGGATGCGCATGCCTTAGAACGTCCTAAACGCTTCTTCGGTGCTGCACGTAATATCGAAGAAGGCGGTTCACTGACCATCATTTCTACTGCCCTGATTGAAACCGGTAGTAAAATGGATGAAGTGATTTATGAAGAATTCAAAGGTACAGGTAACCAGGAAATTACCCTTGATCGTCGCATTGCAGAAAAACGCGTATTCCCTGCGATGAACATCAAGAAATCTGGTACTCGCCGTGAAGAACGCCTGATGTCGGAAGACAATCTACGCAAAGTCTGGATTCTGCGTAAGCTGCTGCATACTCAAGACGAATTGGCGGCAATGGAATTCTTACTGGATCGTATGAAAGAAACCAAGACCAATGATGATTTCTTTGATCAGATGAAACGCAAAGCTTCAAATTAA
- a CDS encoding integration host factor subunit alpha, with the protein MTALTKAEMADHLSELTSLNRREAKQMVELFFDEISQALISGEQVKLSGFGNFELRDKRQRPGRNPKTGEEIPISARRVVTFRAGQKFRQRVGNEQVN; encoded by the coding sequence ATGACAGCACTAACTAAAGCAGAAATGGCTGATCATTTAAGTGAGCTCACGAGTTTAAACCGTCGTGAAGCAAAACAAATGGTTGAGTTGTTCTTCGATGAGATTAGCCAGGCGCTCATCTCAGGCGAGCAAGTAAAACTTTCGGGTTTTGGTAATTTCGAGTTGCGTGATAAGCGTCAACGTCCGGGCCGTAACCCGAAAACGGGTGAAGAGATTCCGATTTCTGCACGCCGTGTGGTCACCTTCCGTGCCGGACAGAAGTTCCGTCAACGTGTGGGAAATGAGCAGGTCAACTGA
- the pheT gene encoding phenylalanine--tRNA ligase subunit beta — protein MKISENWLRTWVNPAFDSEKLSDQLTMLGLEVDDLSSAAKPFTGVVVGEVLTVEQHPDADRLRVTTVNIGSGEPLQIVCGAPNVRAGMKAPVATIGAVLPGDFKIKKGKLRGIESQGMLCGASEIDLEDKIDGLLELPADAPVGVNIREYLDLDDNVIDISITPNRGDCFSIRGIAREIGVINQLPVTAPEIKEVAATISDEKKVLVSTEGCPRYLGRVIKNVNTKAVTPVWMERALARSGIRQHSILVDITNYVLMELGQPLHAFDGGKVQGAVHVRQATEDEKLVLLNEQEVELNEKVMVIADDEKALAIAGIMGGLFSAVSDATTEIFLESAFFAPLHIAGRARSFGLHTDASQRYERGVDFELPLIAMHRASQLIAELAGGEFGPITVAENAALLPTRDAIELNQAQVDQLLGYSVDSDFITDALSHLGCDVTVKAEGEWSVVPPSHRYDMVIYQDLIEEVARIHGYDNIQISLPVIDVKLAKYQDQFELGQLRQTAVTLGYQEAISFSFADLKLEKQLNSSVNPLALANPISSDLAVMRSTLLSSLIPCVQYNVNRQQSRVRFFELGLRFDYQEASSIHDLKQIPTFALIATGSRHAESWHAKPAAMDFFDFKGDVEEILAAGRVKVEYVRSERSWLHPGQSAEILVNGQSIGYLGRLHPSLEDELDLATTWVAELDQAAVLQTYVSNFTELSRFPSVRRDIALLINDKINVSEIQGLIEKTGGELLDSTWLFDVYTGQGVEEGKRSLAFALLWQHPSRTLEDAEIKSGMDNILQVLENTYQATLRAS, from the coding sequence ATGAAAATTAGCGAAAATTGGCTACGCACATGGGTCAACCCAGCCTTCGATAGCGAAAAACTTTCTGATCAATTGACCATGTTGGGTCTGGAAGTCGATGACTTATCTTCTGCAGCTAAACCCTTTACTGGTGTAGTGGTGGGGGAAGTCCTGACAGTAGAACAGCATCCAGATGCTGACCGTTTACGTGTAACCACGGTAAACATCGGTTCAGGTGAGCCACTACAAATCGTCTGTGGCGCGCCAAACGTACGTGCCGGCATGAAAGCACCGGTTGCAACCATCGGCGCTGTATTGCCGGGTGATTTCAAAATCAAGAAAGGCAAGCTTCGTGGTATCGAGTCACAAGGCATGTTGTGCGGCGCTTCAGAAATTGATTTGGAAGATAAAATTGATGGTCTGTTAGAGCTTCCTGCGGATGCACCTGTAGGCGTGAATATCCGTGAATATCTAGATCTAGACGATAACGTGATTGATATCAGCATCACACCAAACCGTGGTGACTGTTTCAGTATTCGCGGGATCGCACGTGAGATTGGTGTGATTAACCAATTGCCAGTGACTGCCCCTGAAATTAAAGAAGTGGCTGCAACTATTAGCGACGAAAAGAAAGTCCTTGTATCAACAGAAGGCTGTCCACGTTACTTGGGTCGTGTGATCAAGAACGTCAATACCAAGGCTGTGACTCCTGTATGGATGGAGCGTGCATTGGCACGTTCAGGTATCCGTCAGCACAGCATTCTGGTCGATATTACCAACTATGTGCTGATGGAGCTGGGTCAACCGCTACACGCATTTGATGGCGGCAAAGTTCAAGGCGCGGTACATGTACGTCAAGCGACAGAAGATGAAAAGTTAGTTTTGCTCAATGAACAAGAAGTGGAGCTGAATGAAAAAGTGATGGTGATTGCAGATGATGAAAAAGCATTGGCCATTGCTGGTATTATGGGTGGCTTGTTTTCAGCAGTCAGCGATGCAACCACTGAAATTTTCCTGGAATCAGCATTCTTCGCGCCACTGCATATTGCCGGTCGTGCACGTAGCTTTGGTCTGCATACCGATGCTTCTCAGCGTTATGAACGTGGTGTCGATTTTGAATTGCCATTGATTGCTATGCACCGTGCATCACAATTGATTGCAGAACTTGCGGGCGGTGAGTTCGGACCAATTACAGTTGCCGAAAATGCGGCTCTATTGCCAACACGCGACGCAATTGAGTTGAATCAAGCACAAGTCGATCAACTATTGGGTTATAGCGTTGATTCAGATTTTATTACCGATGCCTTAAGCCATCTGGGTTGTGATGTAACTGTGAAAGCAGAAGGCGAATGGTCAGTGGTACCGCCATCACATCGTTATGATATGGTGATCTATCAAGACTTGATTGAAGAAGTGGCACGTATTCACGGTTATGACAATATTCAAATCAGCCTGCCTGTGATTGATGTGAAATTGGCGAAATACCAAGATCAATTTGAGTTGGGCCAACTCCGTCAAACTGCCGTAACTTTAGGTTATCAGGAAGCGATCAGCTTTAGCTTCGCAGACCTAAAACTTGAAAAGCAACTTAATTCCAGTGTGAATCCATTAGCATTAGCCAATCCAATTTCAAGTGATTTGGCGGTGATGCGTTCAACCTTGCTGTCTAGTCTGATTCCTTGTGTTCAGTACAATGTCAACCGCCAGCAAAGTCGTGTACGTTTCTTTGAGCTCGGTCTGCGTTTTGACTATCAGGAAGCCAGCAGTATTCATGATTTAAAACAGATTCCAACTTTTGCATTGATTGCAACTGGTTCACGTCATGCTGAATCCTGGCATGCGAAACCCGCTGCAATGGACTTCTTTGACTTTAAAGGCGATGTAGAAGAAATTCTGGCTGCTGGTCGTGTCAAAGTAGAATATGTGCGTTCAGAGCGTAGCTGGTTGCATCCAGGACAATCCGCAGAAATTCTCGTGAATGGTCAATCAATTGGTTACTTGGGGCGTTTACATCCCTCACTTGAAGACGAACTTGATCTGGCAACCACATGGGTAGCAGAATTGGATCAAGCGGCTGTTTTGCAAACTTATGTATCTAATTTTACAGAATTATCACGTTTTCCATCGGTTCGACGTGATATTGCCCTTTTAATTAATGATAAGATTAATGTTAGCGAAATTCAGGGACTTATCGAAAAAACAGGCGGAGAGCTTTTAGACTCAACTTGGTTGTTCGATGTGTACACTGGACAAGGAGTAGAAGAAGGGAAACGCTCACTGGCATTTGCACTTCTCTGGCAGCATCCAAGCCGTACACTGGAAGATGCTGAAATTAAATCAGGTATGGATAATATCCTTCAAGTGTTAGAAAACACTTACCAAGCGACATTGAGGGCTTCATGA
- the pheS gene encoding phenylalanine--tRNA ligase subunit alpha, protein MSLEALTTEALAAIAAAQDLAALDQVRVQFTGKKSQLAEQSKSLGKMDPEERKVFGAQIHAVRETITAALTSRQAELHKAALKQKLASETIDITLPGRGQQVGSIHPVTQVQERICQFFTKAGFTVATGPEVEDDYHNFEALNIPGHHPARAMHDTFYFDVNHLLRTHTSGVQIRTMETQQPPIQIVCPGRVYRCDSDQTHSPMFHQIEGLYVAENTSFAELKGLLINLLNEFFEKDLKVRFRPSYFPFTEPSAEVDIMDERGRWLEVLGCGMVHPNVLQAAGIDPEKYKGFAFGLGVERFAMLRYGVNDLRMFFQNDVRFLRQFA, encoded by the coding sequence ATGTCACTGGAAGCCCTGACCACTGAAGCGCTCGCTGCGATTGCAGCAGCTCAAGACCTTGCTGCACTTGATCAAGTACGAGTGCAATTTACGGGGAAAAAAAGCCAGCTCGCGGAACAATCTAAGTCGCTTGGTAAAATGGATCCTGAAGAACGTAAAGTCTTCGGCGCACAAATCCATGCTGTACGTGAAACTATTACCGCTGCATTGACCTCACGTCAGGCAGAATTGCATAAAGCTGCCTTAAAACAAAAACTGGCAAGCGAAACCATTGATATTACTTTACCAGGTCGTGGCCAACAGGTGGGCAGTATCCATCCAGTGACCCAGGTGCAAGAGCGTATTTGCCAGTTCTTTACCAAGGCAGGTTTTACGGTTGCAACAGGTCCTGAAGTTGAAGATGACTATCACAACTTTGAAGCACTGAATATTCCGGGTCATCACCCGGCGCGTGCCATGCACGATACCTTCTATTTCGATGTGAACCATTTGCTGCGTACGCATACGTCTGGTGTGCAGATTCGTACCATGGAAACACAGCAGCCACCAATCCAGATCGTGTGTCCGGGCCGTGTTTACCGTTGTGATTCGGATCAAACCCACTCACCGATGTTTCATCAGATCGAAGGTTTATACGTGGCTGAAAATACCAGCTTCGCGGAACTTAAAGGTTTGCTGATTAACCTGCTGAACGAATTCTTCGAAAAAGATTTGAAAGTACGTTTCCGTCCATCTTATTTCCCGTTCACCGAGCCAAGTGCGGAAGTGGATATTATGGATGAACGCGGTCGCTGGTTAGAAGTATTAGGCTGCGGTATGGTGCATCCGAATGTGCTGCAAGCTGCAGGCATTGATCCTGAAAAATACAAAGGCTTTGCTTTTGGTCTGGGTGTTGAACGTTTTGCAATGCTGCGTTATGGCGTAAATGACTTACGTATGTTCTTCCAAAACGATGTGCGTTTCTTACGCCAGTTTGCTTAA
- a CDS encoding GNAT family N-acetyltransferase, with translation MIRLATQHDVLPIAQVHVQSWHESYQNIIKPEILDKLSVEQRAALWRSVLEQENRRVFVYEENAQVLGFAAFNFPVDAPISELRALYLLQNIQGRGIGRDLVQLGLGLSREKSYQHMQCSVLNLNSSRYFYEKTGAYFVSEGDASDLGENLKDLCYQWDI, from the coding sequence ATGATTCGACTTGCCACCCAACACGATGTCTTGCCGATTGCCCAAGTGCATGTACAAAGCTGGCATGAAAGCTATCAAAATATCATTAAACCAGAGATTCTCGATAAGTTGAGTGTAGAACAAAGAGCCGCTTTGTGGCGTTCTGTGCTTGAACAGGAGAATCGACGGGTATTTGTCTATGAAGAAAATGCTCAAGTTTTGGGTTTTGCTGCTTTTAATTTTCCGGTAGATGCACCAATCAGTGAATTGAGAGCACTTTATTTGCTTCAAAATATTCAAGGTCGCGGCATTGGACGTGATTTGGTTCAATTGGGTTTGGGATTAAGTCGAGAAAAATCCTATCAGCATATGCAATGCAGCGTATTGAACCTGAATTCCAGTCGTTATTTTTATGAAAAGACCGGCGCCTATTTTGTCAGTGAAGGAGATGCCAGCGATCTGGGCGAGAATCTTAAAGACTTATGTTATCAGTGGGACATTTAA
- the rplT gene encoding 50S ribosomal protein L20, translating into MARVKRGVQAHRRHKKILARAKGYYGARSRVYRVAFQAVIKAGQYAYRDRRQKKRQFRALWIARINAGARQNGLSYSRMIAGLKKAQVIIDRRVLADIAMHDAVAFAALASKAKDALAA; encoded by the coding sequence ATGGCTCGTGTAAAACGTGGTGTACAGGCTCATCGCCGTCACAAAAAAATTCTTGCTCGCGCTAAAGGTTACTATGGTGCTCGTTCACGCGTTTACCGCGTAGCGTTCCAGGCGGTAATCAAAGCTGGTCAATATGCTTACCGTGACCGTCGTCAGAAGAAACGTCAATTCCGCGCTTTGTGGATTGCACGTATCAACGCTGGTGCTCGTCAAAATGGTTTGTCGTACAGCCGTATGATCGCTGGCTTGAAAAAAGCTCAAGTGATTATCGACCGTCGCGTACTTGCTGACATCGCTATGCATGACGCAGTTGCGTTTGCTGCTTTAGCTTCTAAAGCTAAAGATGCATTGGCTGCATAA
- the rpmI gene encoding 50S ribosomal protein L35, whose translation MPKMKTRRGAAKRFKATANGFKRKQAFKRHILTKKSAKRIRQLRGCVMVHVSDVASVRRMCPYI comes from the coding sequence ATGCCTAAGATGAAAACTCGCCGTGGTGCAGCTAAACGCTTTAAAGCGACTGCTAACGGTTTTAAGCGTAAACAAGCGTTCAAACGCCACATTTTGACCAAAAAATCTGCTAAGCGTATTCGTCAATTGCGCGGCTGTGTAATGGTTCACGTAAGTGACGTTGCTTCAGTTCGTCGTATGTGCCCGTACATCTAA
- a CDS encoding YqaA family protein, whose product MSLFLLFLSAFGAATLLPLQSEAVLLGLLVQGEQSAVLLIAVTSLGNILGSCVNWYLGLKIEHYKNKKWFPVSADKMLKAQKTYQKYGYWSLLLSWVPIIGDPITLIAGLLKENLVRFLLMVSIAKIGRYLFVYAAFAMF is encoded by the coding sequence ATGAGCCTGTTTTTACTGTTTCTATCTGCCTTTGGTGCAGCGACCTTACTGCCTTTACAGTCTGAAGCTGTGCTACTGGGGCTTTTAGTGCAGGGTGAGCAGAGTGCGGTACTGTTAATTGCGGTGACCAGTTTGGGGAATATACTGGGTTCTTGTGTGAACTGGTATCTGGGACTCAAGATTGAGCATTATAAAAATAAAAAGTGGTTTCCGGTTTCAGCAGATAAGATGCTCAAGGCGCAAAAGACCTATCAGAAATATGGTTACTGGTCTTTACTGCTGAGCTGGGTGCCTATCATTGGTGATCCGATTACCCTGATTGCGGGACTATTAAAAGAAAACCTCGTCCGTTTTCTGCTGATGGTCAGCATCGCTAAAATTGGACGTTATCTGTTTGTCTATGCGGCCTTTGCCATGTTCTAA
- a CDS encoding IS4-like element ISAbe18 family transposase, translating into MSHQNTVFHELIKPVVRQDFEQLAKVHHVGQKFRAASRWDQFIAILMSQFSCRQSLRDIQSNLECQQEKLSHLGAKSIPRSTLARINEQQPAALYQQLFYKLLKYYEHSKVAHKFRFKNPLYSLDASHIDLSLSLCEWAKVHDSKASMKLSIGLNHSNDIPEFVAVENGKENDMVQGRKFQFPAGSIVVFDKGYVDYQWYANLTAQNIGFVPRFRPKSVYQVIRQHPVLESKGILKDETIQLNSAHALKRKAPVLRRIEYRDQQSGKHFSFLSNNFHLAASTIAAIYKDRWKVELFFKAIKQNLKLKAFLGRSRNAIQTQIWIAMIAYLLVSFAQHLGKTGWTVQRLLRIIQVNLFERRTLKALFSPDKIPIKQEEAQMSFLL; encoded by the coding sequence TTGTCACATCAGAATACCGTATTTCATGAGCTAATTAAACCTGTTGTGCGACAGGATTTTGAACAACTTGCTAAAGTACACCATGTTGGACAGAAATTTAGAGCGGCTTCCCGGTGGGATCAGTTTATTGCCATATTGATGTCTCAATTCTCTTGTAGGCAAAGTCTGAGAGATATTCAATCCAATTTGGAGTGCCAACAGGAAAAGCTAAGTCATCTCGGAGCAAAGTCTATTCCCCGAAGCACGCTGGCACGAATCAATGAGCAGCAGCCTGCTGCCTTGTATCAACAGCTATTTTACAAGTTGCTTAAATACTATGAACACTCAAAAGTAGCTCATAAATTTCGCTTTAAGAATCCCTTGTATTCCTTGGATGCCAGTCATATTGACCTGTCGCTTTCCTTATGTGAATGGGCCAAAGTTCACGACTCAAAAGCCAGCATGAAACTCAGCATAGGATTGAATCACAGCAATGATATTCCTGAGTTTGTTGCAGTTGAAAATGGCAAAGAAAATGACATGGTACAAGGCCGCAAATTCCAGTTTCCTGCTGGCAGCATTGTAGTTTTTGATAAAGGCTATGTCGATTACCAATGGTATGCAAATCTGACTGCTCAAAACATTGGATTTGTCCCACGTTTTAGGCCTAAATCTGTGTATCAGGTGATCCGGCAACATCCAGTGCTTGAATCCAAAGGTATTCTAAAAGATGAAACCATTCAGCTGAATAGCGCACATGCCCTAAAAAGAAAAGCCCCAGTGTTAAGAAGAATTGAATATAGAGATCAGCAAAGTGGCAAGCACTTTAGCTTTCTCAGCAATAACTTTCATTTAGCCGCCTCCACCATTGCGGCGATTTATAAAGATCGTTGGAAAGTTGAGCTGTTCTTTAAGGCGATTAAGCAGAATCTCAAATTAAAAGCGTTTCTAGGCCGCAGCAGGAACGCAATTCAGACACAAATCTGGATTGCGATGATCGCCTATTTATTGGTGAGTTTCGCTCAACATTTAGGGAAAACAGGTTGGACAGTTCAACGTTTACTCAGAATAATTCAAGTGAATTTGTTTGAAAGAAGAACTTTAAAAGCTTTATTTTCACCCGATAAAATACCCATAAAACAAGAGGAAGCTCAAATGAGCTTCCTCTTGTGA